In Centroberyx gerrardi isolate f3 chromosome 11, fCenGer3.hap1.cur.20231027, whole genome shotgun sequence, the following are encoded in one genomic region:
- the LOC139931817 gene encoding protein phosphatase 1D-like yields the protein MDDTVIFRMSAFSEQGGRKYMEDVLEIKIEYEPTPSPMEDYLNSQRHGGGEAKAESEPTKQTAEDTLGHTPEPAPVSAMWVESLSEENSETNGTSVSNEKVAEHTVDTRKSVAFFAVFDGHGGREAAHFARDNLWDLLKRQRGFWSKDHSEVCAALRKGFIACHHAMWKELPEWPKTLTGLPSTSGTTASVIVIRGIHMYIAHVGDSAVVVGVQDNDSDITLRALEVTQDHKPELPKEKERIERLGGSVMKKSGVNRVVWKRPRLTHNGPVRRSTVIDQIPFLAVARALGDLWSYDFYSGEFVVSPEPDTTVVTLDPKHHRYIILGSDGLWNMMPPKNAVNMCHSHDKMVGPKGMSCATRLGCTALLFWKERMLRADNTTVIVLALQDREGPPIPMHRDEIVVDMAMGIDHVPFPGTPYNTCNVVKAEEEDGMFYEEDEIYGEEHEEWTCLEW from the exons ATGGACGACACAGTAATATTTCGTATGAGTGCATTTTCCGagcaaggagggaggaaatACATGGAGGATGTTCTCGAGATAAAAATCGAGTACGAGCCGACGCCGTCACCAATGGAAGATTATCTAAATTCGCAGAGAcatggaggaggggaggcaaaAGCGGAGAGTGAACCCACCAAACAGACTGCAGAAGACACACTCGGTCATACTCCCGAACCTGCTCCAGTTTCTGCAATGTGGGTAGAAAGTCTATCAGAGGAGAACAGCGAGACCAACGGCACATCGGTATCAAACGAAAAAGTCGCAGAGCATACAGTCGACACTCGGAAATCTGTGGCGTTTTTCGCTGTATTTGATGGCCACGGGGGTCGAGAAGCAGCACATTTTGCAAGAGATAATCTGTGGGATTTGCTGAAAAGGCAAAGGGGATTTTGGTCGAAGGATCACAGTGAAGTGTGTGCTGCCCTTCGGAAAGGGTTCATTGCCTGCCACCACGCAATGTGGAAAGAGCTAC CTGAGTGGCCAAAGACTCTTACTGGCCTGCCAAGTACGTCAGGCACCACAGCCAGCGTGATTGTGATCCGGGGTATTCACATGTACATTGCACATGTCGGGGATTCAGCAGTGGTGGTTGGGGTGCAAGACAATGACTCTGATATCACCCTCCGGGCACTTGAAGTCACACAAGACCACAAACCTGAACTTCCTAAAGAAAAAGAGCGGATTGAGCGACTGGGTGGCAG TGTAATGAAGAAGTCTGGGGTGAACCGTGTTGTGTGGAAGAGACCCAGGCTGACCCACAATGGCCCTGTAAGGAGAAGCACTGTCATTGACCAGATCCCCTTCCTGGCCGTGGCCCGAGCATTAG GTGATCTCTGGAGCTATGATTTCTACAGTGGGGAGTTTGTGGTTTCCCCAGAGCCTGATACCACCGTGGTGACCCTTGACCCAAAGCACCATCGCTACATCATCCTTGGCAGTGACGGGCTATGGAACATGATGCCTCCTAAGAATGCTGTCAATATGTGTCATAGTCATGACAAAATGGTG GGACCAAAGGGAATGTCCTGTGCCACCCGGTTGGGATGCACAGcccttttgttttggaaagagCGCATGCTTCGTGCAGACAACACAACAGTTATTGTCCTGGCCCTGCAGGATCGCGAGGGTCCGCCTATTCCTATGCATCGAGATGAGATTGTTGTCGACATGGCTATGGGAATTGATCACGTTCCCTTCCCAGGAACCCCTTACAACACATGTAATGTTGTAAAG GCGGAAGAGGAGGATGGCATGTTTTATGAAGAAGATGAAATATATGGAGAAGAACATGAGGAGTGGACATGCCTGGAGTGGTAG